From the genome of Neomonachus schauinslandi chromosome 5, ASM220157v2, whole genome shotgun sequence, one region includes:
- the SLC25A18 gene encoding mitochondrial glutamate carrier 2 isoform X2 has translation MSKPDLSVTAKLINGGVAGLVGVTCVFPIDLAKTRLQNQHGKDIYKGMIDCLMKTARAEGFLGMYRGAAVNLTLVTPEKAIKLAANDFFRQLLMEDGMQRNLKMEMLAGCGAGICQVVVTCPMEMLKIQLQDAGRLAVRQGSTSAHSSSRSYTTGSASAHKRPSASLIAWELLRTQGLAGLYKGLGATLLRDIPFSIIYFPLFANLNNLGVTESTGKASFAHSFMSGCAAGSVAAVAVTPLDVLKTRIQTLKKGLGEDSYSGITDCARKLWIQEGPSALMKGAGCRALVIAPLFGIAQGVYFVGIGERILKCCE, from the exons ATGTCCAAGCCGGATTTGAG TGTCACAGCAAAACTCATCAATGGAGGTGTGGCCGGGCTTGTTGGGGTGACCTGTGTGTTCCCCATCGACTTGGCCAAGACTCGGCTGCAGAACCAGCATGGAAAAGACATCTACAAAGGAAT GATAGACTGCCTGATGAAAACTGCTAGGGCAGAAGGCTTCTTGGGCATGTACCGAG GAGCTGCAGTGAACTTAACCTTGGTCACTCCAGAGAAGGCCATCAAGCTGGCAGCCAATGACTTCTTCCGGCAGCTGCTAATGGAGGATGG GATGCAGCGGAATCTGAAGATGGAGATGCTAGCTGGATGTGGAGCTGGAATATGCCAGGTGGTGGTTACCTGTCCCATGGAAATGCTCAAGATTCAGCTGCAGGATGCTGGGCGCTTGG CAGTTCGTCAGGGCTCGACCTCAGCACATTCCTCCTCCAGGTCCTACACTACGGGTTCAGCTTCCGCCCACAAGCGCCCGTCTGCCAGCCTGATCGCCTGGGAGCTACTCCGCACCCAGGGCCTGGCCGGTCTCTACAAGGGCCTGGGCGCCACTCTCCTCAG AGACATCCCCTTCTCCATCATCTACTTCCCACTGTTTGCCAACCTTAACAACCTCGGGGTCACCGAGAGCACGGGGAAGGCTTCCTTCGCTCATTCCTTCATGTCAGGCTGCGCTGCGGGTTCCGTAGCAGCTGTCGCAGTAACACCTCTGGATG TTTTGAAAACTCGAATCCAAACCCTCAAAAAAGGCCTGGGTGAGGACAGCTACAGTGGGATCACCGACTGTGCCAG GAAACTCTGGATTCAGGAGGGACCATCTGCCCTCATGAAGGGAGCAGGCTGCCGGGCCCTTGTCATAGCCCCCCTCTTTGGGATTGCCCAAGGGGTCTACTTTGTTGGTATTGGGGAGCGGATCTTAAAGTGTTGCGAGTAG
- the SLC25A18 gene encoding mitochondrial glutamate carrier 2 isoform X1 codes for MSKPDLSHSVSPSSSRPSVTAKLINGGVAGLVGVTCVFPIDLAKTRLQNQHGKDIYKGMIDCLMKTARAEGFLGMYRGAAVNLTLVTPEKAIKLAANDFFRQLLMEDGMQRNLKMEMLAGCGAGICQVVVTCPMEMLKIQLQDAGRLAVRQGSTSAHSSSRSYTTGSASAHKRPSASLIAWELLRTQGLAGLYKGLGATLLRDIPFSIIYFPLFANLNNLGVTESTGKASFAHSFMSGCAAGSVAAVAVTPLDVLKTRIQTLKKGLGEDSYSGITDCARKLWIQEGPSALMKGAGCRALVIAPLFGIAQGVYFVGIGERILKCCE; via the exons ATGTCCAAGCCGGATTTGAG tcattctgtgtctccctcttcctcacggCCTAGTGTCACAGCAAAACTCATCAATGGAGGTGTGGCCGGGCTTGTTGGGGTGACCTGTGTGTTCCCCATCGACTTGGCCAAGACTCGGCTGCAGAACCAGCATGGAAAAGACATCTACAAAGGAAT GATAGACTGCCTGATGAAAACTGCTAGGGCAGAAGGCTTCTTGGGCATGTACCGAG GAGCTGCAGTGAACTTAACCTTGGTCACTCCAGAGAAGGCCATCAAGCTGGCAGCCAATGACTTCTTCCGGCAGCTGCTAATGGAGGATGG GATGCAGCGGAATCTGAAGATGGAGATGCTAGCTGGATGTGGAGCTGGAATATGCCAGGTGGTGGTTACCTGTCCCATGGAAATGCTCAAGATTCAGCTGCAGGATGCTGGGCGCTTGG CAGTTCGTCAGGGCTCGACCTCAGCACATTCCTCCTCCAGGTCCTACACTACGGGTTCAGCTTCCGCCCACAAGCGCCCGTCTGCCAGCCTGATCGCCTGGGAGCTACTCCGCACCCAGGGCCTGGCCGGTCTCTACAAGGGCCTGGGCGCCACTCTCCTCAG AGACATCCCCTTCTCCATCATCTACTTCCCACTGTTTGCCAACCTTAACAACCTCGGGGTCACCGAGAGCACGGGGAAGGCTTCCTTCGCTCATTCCTTCATGTCAGGCTGCGCTGCGGGTTCCGTAGCAGCTGTCGCAGTAACACCTCTGGATG TTTTGAAAACTCGAATCCAAACCCTCAAAAAAGGCCTGGGTGAGGACAGCTACAGTGGGATCACCGACTGTGCCAG GAAACTCTGGATTCAGGAGGGACCATCTGCCCTCATGAAGGGAGCAGGCTGCCGGGCCCTTGTCATAGCCCCCCTCTTTGGGATTGCCCAAGGGGTCTACTTTGTTGGTATTGGGGAGCGGATCTTAAAGTGTTGCGAGTAG